The genomic stretch CGTTCGAATACCGCTCGATCGAGACCGACGTGCTCGCCTTCATCATGGAACGGGTGACGGGCAAGCGTCTGCCGCAGCTGGTTTCCGAAGAGCTCTGGCAAAAGCTCGGCGCCGACGAAAGCGCCTGCTTCACCGTCGACAGCGCTGGCTATGCCGTGGCCGATGGCGGCTTCAACGCGACGCTGCGCGACTATGGCCGCTTCGGCCAGATGATCCTCGACAATGGCGGCGGCATCGTGCCGGCCGACTGGATCGAGGCGACGCGTAACGGCAAGCATGGGGCGGACTTCGGCCCCAGCCTGCCTGAAGGCAGCTACCGCAACCAGTTCTGGATCGAGAATCCGCGCTCGCGCGCGCTGATGTGCCGGGGCGTGTTCGGACAGATGATCCATATCGACTGGAATTCCGGAATGGTCGTGGTGAAGCTGTCGACCTGGCCGGATTTCAGCAATCTCGCCTACGGCATGGCGACGCTGAAGGCGGTGCACGCCATCGCCGCCGCGCTGAGCTGAGACCCCACAAGAAACGACCTGGAAAGAAACGCCATGACCGGCAAGACCGCGTTCGAGACCCGCTACTGCTTCCGCCGCAATGACGTGTTGCTCTCCAACTGGCGCGAAAGCCCCTTCAATCGATGGTCGTTCCAGAACCTAGGCGAATTGGTGCCGACGGCGCGTGTGGCGGCAACGCCGGGCGGGACCGAAGCACCCGCACGGGATATGGGCGGCCTGCTCGGCGAAAAGGTTTCGGTGGCCAGCGCGCCGGAGACAGTGGCCGAATTCCTCACGCGCTCCAGCACCGACGCGCTGACGGTGATGAAGGGCGGCAAGATCATTGGCGACTGGTTCGCGCCGCATATGGATTTCGGCGCTCGCCACATCATCTTTTCGGTCAGCAAGTCGCTCACCGCCATCATTGCCGGCATATTGGAAGGCGAGGGGGTGTTCGATCCGGAAGCGCCGGTAACGCAGTACATTCCCGAAGCCGCCGGCTCGGCCTATGGCGATGCCAGTTGCCGGCATGTGCTCGACATGAGCGTCAGCCTCGATTTCGAGGAGGCCTATCTCGATCCGGAAAGCGCCTTTGCCCGCTACCGCCGCGCCACGCTGTGGAACCCGGGCGGCGGCACGGAAAGCCTACGCGAATTCATCCTGAGCCTGCAGCGGCTGGCCGAGCCGCATGGCCAGACCTTCCGCTACCGTTCGCCCAATTCCGACCTGCTCGGCCTGCTGCTCGAACGCGCGTCGGGCCAGCGCTTTACCGAGCTGATGCGCGAGAAGCTATGGCTGCCGCTTGGCGCC from Mesorhizobium sp. NZP2077 encodes the following:
- a CDS encoding serine hydrolase; protein product: MTGKTAFETRYCFRRNDVLLSNWRESPFNRWSFQNLGELVPTARVAATPGGTEAPARDMGGLLGEKVSVASAPETVAEFLTRSSTDALTVMKGGKIIGDWFAPHMDFGARHIIFSVSKSLTAIIAGILEGEGVFDPEAPVTQYIPEAAGSAYGDASCRHVLDMSVSLDFEEAYLDPESAFARYRRATLWNPGGGTESLREFILSLQRLAEPHGQTFRYRSPNSDLLGLLLERASGQRFTELMREKLWLPLGAVSEASIGVDMEGTARTAGGISVTPRDLARIGEMMRQGGTVNGRRVVPEAWVRDTTSTGGSADAWQRGAMLPLFPKGRYRNKWYQTGHENGAYCGIGIHGQWLYVDPRTEVVISKMSSQPEPVDDPLDVEIVAFFEALTQRV